In a single window of the Cydia amplana chromosome 4, ilCydAmpl1.1, whole genome shotgun sequence genome:
- the LOC134663052 gene encoding alpha-crystallin A chain-like, protein MFSPRLLAAFALVAAATALPTTDKPAFPRPVTTITEDDFEDSPWFSFPMFGNLFAPLWKLFPSFADIGPRVVTDDDKFQIVVNVKDYKKEDLKVKTKGDFIFVQGSHEAKQDDHDVFASQFFHTYTLPSNSSAADVTAELSSDGYLTVNAPLSFVTDRAKESGDREVPITETGLPYQKEKLEREPTTPSAVTTEDDRKEPTTPSDRDDATIKDNNIPFGNEIAP, encoded by the coding sequence ATGTTCTCTCCACGCTTATTAGCGGCCTTCGCGTTAGTAGCGGCAGCGACTGCCCTACCCACCACCGACAAACCCGCCTTCCCACGACCGGTAACCACCATCACCGAGGATGACTTCGAAGACTCCCCCTGGTTCAGCTTCCCCATGTTCGGAAATCTCTTCGCCCCTCTCTGGAAACTCTTCCCCAGTTTCGCCGATATCGGACCCAGGGTTGTCACTGATGACGACAAGTTCCAGATCGTCGTGAACGTTAAGGATTACAAGAAGGAAGACTTGAAGGTGAAGACGAAAGGAGATTTCATATTCGTCCAGGGATCGCACGAGGCCAAGCAGGACGACCATGATGTGTTTGCTAGCCAATTCTTCCACACTTACACTCTGCCATCGAACTCCAGCGCGGCTGATGTGACCGCTGAGCTCTCCAGTGATGGATACCTAACAGTCAACGCTCCGTTGAGCTTCGTCACTGATCGTGCTAAGGAATCGGGAGATCGTGAGGTCCCAATAACTGAAACAGGACTACCCTACCAGAAGGAGAAGCTTGAAAGAGAACCAACGACGCCATCGGCCGTGACGACTGAAGATGACCGAAAAGAGCCGACGACGCCCTCCGACCGTGACGATGCCACTATTAAGGACAACAACATCCCTTTCGGTAACGAGATTGCGCCATAG